Within the Pirellulales bacterium genome, the region CGGGAGGAATGATCGGAGCAGCATCGGCATCGACGCCGCGCCGCGGACGGGCCAGTGGCTGCACCTGAGGAGCGGGCGCGGGGTCGACTCCCATCATCCTCAGCACGGCTTGCGGACCGAATAGAGCGTTTCCCGAGACAACTACCGGCGGCGCGATATAGGGACCGAAGGTGCCCGAATCGGTCGTGAGCGAATAAGGAGAACCGGGATACCAGCCGTAGACATAGGAATAAACAACGATCCCGGTCACGCTGTTGGAGCCACGCGAGCCGCCGCCGAAGAACGATCGCGATTCCGCGGCTGGCCCACTAGGTCCGAACGCGCGGCGGAATCGATCTTGGGAAATTCCGCGCGCGAAGTCGGCGGAGTCGCGCGAGAATGGATCGTGCCGATCCCCCTGTTGCGAACCCGAGACCTGTCCGTTGTCTCGTGTCCCTTGTCCGCAAACGCTGCCGCCGAAAGCCAACGACACGAACCCGGCCGCCACGAAAACCAATCCAACGAACCAGCGCGACACAGCAAGCCTCCTGCAGCGGCCTGGATTCCAGCCGTGCCCGCATTATCCCGCGTTTCTTCAGAAAACACAACCGCGCCGCGAGATTTGTAGTGGCAGGGAAGTGAGGTGGTCGCCAGCGCCAATCGCCAGCCAAGCTCACGCCTTCATCCGCATGTGGCGGAATGGTGGGTAGCCGGTGACGCCAACTGCGGCAAACACAAAACCAGAGAATGCGCACCATGCGGCAGGCCACAAGCCTTGGGCGAATGCGCTCCATGTAGCCGGCCACAAGCCGTGGCGGAAGCCGATGGATGCAGCCGCACCGAAGTTAGCGACCGCTATAAGCATCGCGAGGATACGGACGACTGGTCTGACTTTCTGCATTGTTTCGGAGCCGTCCAATAGCGGCGGATTCGACTGCTGATTCGCGGGCTTGTCCATACGGTCATCCTACCATATCGGTCCGGCTGAACTGAAAGCGGCGGCGTGAAGTATGAGTAGAGATGGCGATGCACACGATCTCAAGACACTTCCGGGAGTCGGATGAGGTTGCAAGTCATAATCTTGCAGGTGCTTGCTCGGTATGATATATTATCATACTAGGAGGGTTTGAATGAGGAGCGCAAAGATCGCCATAACCATCGACGAGGGGCTTCTCGACCGTCTAGACCGCTTGGTCAGCGAACAGCGATTTCCAAATCGTAGCCGCGCAATCCAAGAGGCCATTCAAGACAAACTTGAACGAATGGATCGTAGTCGCTTAGCGCGGGAATGCGCAAAACTCGACCCGTCTTTCGAGCAGCAACTTGCCGAAGAAGGGATGGCGGCGGATTTCGAGCAATGGCCCGAATACTGAGAGGCGACGTCATTTGGGCTGAATTAGATCCTGTTCGCGGGCATGAACAGGGCGGTCGCCGTCCCGTCGTCATTCTGAGCGAGGATGTGTTCAACGCTCGGTCGGGAACGGCCATCGCGATGGCGATTACTAGCCAACTCCCGCGA harbors:
- a CDS encoding ribbon-helix-helix domain-containing protein, with product MRSAKIAITIDEGLLDRLDRLVSEQRFPNRSRAIQEAIQDKLERMDRSRLARECAKLDPSFEQQLAEEGMAADFEQWPEY